Proteins encoded in a region of the Clostridium beijerinckii genome:
- the spoVAE gene encoding stage V sporulation protein AE, with protein sequence MNYISAFIVGGIICVIGQILIDVTKLTPGRILVVFVVLGAIVGAFGWYDKLVSIGGAGATVPLPSFGNALAKATIKEVDEIGLLGAFTGGIKGAAAGITASIFFGYLMALIFNPKTKK encoded by the coding sequence ATGAATTATATAAGTGCATTCATAGTTGGGGGCATTATTTGCGTTATAGGTCAAATATTAATAGACGTTACAAAATTAACTCCAGGAAGAATCTTAGTAGTGTTTGTTGTGCTTGGAGCTATAGTAGGTGCCTTTGGATGGTATGATAAATTAGTTTCTATTGGTGGAGCGGGAGCCACAGTTCCGTTACCGAGCTTTGGAAATGCATTAGCTAAAGCTACAATAAAAGAGGTAGATGAGATAGGATTATTAGGAGCTTTTACAGGTGGAATTAAAGGAGCGGCAGCAGGAATTACAGCATCAATATTCTTTGGATATCTTATGGCACTAATCTTTAATCCAAAAACCAAAAAATAA
- a CDS encoding cation-transporting P-type ATPase, with translation MEKYCNNSWAQIVELLNSNVQSGLSENDCDALRLKYGTNKIDLPSGNKIYKHILNALKQRSIIINLIITIILFVFEHYLFGIITALILLLNLILIVMHTIKRDKEIGALERLNSADTVVIRDGSQKIIKSEELVMGDIVKINKDSIIPADIRIISANEIKVDEKSITGEAFYKEKFESKIIGNIFSLTDMKNILFKGSIIKSGSGLGIVISTGNSTQLGRMLTMLTYASNRKHNFGTMISKILERYLLIYFLGIIIIGSYFVYTGQDANKNYISTALFALGCFPVTIIAKLVFKNTIKSFRNENIEIINFSVFNLIKDVNILFLDKVGAISKKEMIVKKLFINDNLISTEDPYVKETTFDRIVEISLICNNAIYNPSDDSGKGELDELAFLSYAARKKIYKAAIDSRNSKILDIPMDSDKRFSTVVSKFNNRYRANTRGNVDDVLEQCTHVMIEGIEKEITDEYKAKIKEVDMNLSIEGLITEGFAYRNFTYEPSKSENIESNMVFVGIIGLENPLEENLENTINRIKDKAIVPILFTEESKLSAITNAKMANIIKNNNQVVAGIELDSLNHQELKDLLCRVRVFCRVNPEIKSKIVSLFIKDGHKVATTGETLGDLPALNLSNVGIGKGKASTIVKKVSDVYIKENYLDGFFKIRDFSRVFDRNIDRGFKVYFMALFSELITLMGSIIMGQTESLDFGNVVTINGVLFIPLSLIILLKKGRDITRNEMIVRSFVLSIITMVSIYKLGDKEAAIVTLAILSIGILLFTLFNSNISIRKFSNELIMPVISLVVIIIAVISMILINGILIRDIIGIEIAASIIFLLIFEILARKWQNSLMR, from the coding sequence TTGGAAAAATACTGCAATAACTCTTGGGCTCAAATAGTTGAATTACTAAATAGTAATGTTCAAAGTGGACTTAGTGAAAATGATTGTGACGCATTAAGATTAAAATATGGGACCAATAAGATTGATTTACCAAGTGGAAATAAAATTTATAAACATATACTAAATGCTTTAAAGCAAAGATCTATAATTATAAATTTGATAATTACAATAATTTTATTCGTATTTGAACATTATTTATTTGGTATAATAACAGCCTTGATATTATTATTAAATTTAATTTTAATAGTAATGCATACTATAAAAAGAGATAAAGAAATTGGAGCTTTAGAAAGGCTGAATTCTGCAGATACAGTAGTTATTAGAGATGGATCTCAGAAAATCATAAAATCTGAAGAATTAGTAATGGGTGATATAGTAAAAATTAATAAAGACTCGATTATTCCAGCAGATATAAGAATAATAAGTGCTAATGAAATTAAAGTTGACGAAAAGAGTATAACAGGAGAAGCATTTTATAAGGAGAAATTTGAGAGTAAAATAATAGGAAATATATTTTCTCTTACAGATATGAAAAATATATTGTTTAAAGGGTCTATAATAAAATCAGGTAGTGGACTAGGTATAGTAATATCCACTGGTAATTCTACTCAATTAGGTAGAATGCTTACCATGCTTACGTATGCAAGTAATAGAAAACATAATTTTGGGACAATGATATCTAAAATTTTAGAAAGATATTTATTAATTTATTTCCTAGGAATTATAATTATAGGATCATATTTTGTATATACAGGACAAGATGCAAACAAAAATTACATATCCACAGCTTTATTTGCCCTTGGTTGTTTTCCAGTTACTATAATCGCGAAATTAGTTTTTAAAAATACAATTAAAAGCTTTAGGAATGAAAATATAGAAATAATAAATTTTTCAGTATTTAATTTAATTAAAGATGTTAATATTTTATTTTTAGATAAAGTTGGTGCAATAAGCAAAAAAGAAATGATAGTCAAAAAACTATTTATTAATGATAATTTGATATCGACTGAAGATCCTTATGTAAAGGAGACAACTTTTGATAGGATAGTTGAGATATCATTAATATGTAATAACGCTATTTATAATCCAAGTGATGATAGTGGAAAAGGTGAGTTAGATGAGCTTGCTTTCTTGAGTTATGCTGCTAGAAAAAAAATTTATAAAGCAGCTATAGATAGTAGGAATTCTAAAATTTTAGATATACCTATGGATTCTGATAAGAGATTCTCTACAGTTGTAAGTAAATTTAATAACAGATATAGAGCTAATACTAGAGGAAACGTAGATGATGTTTTAGAGCAATGTACACATGTCATGATAGAAGGTATTGAGAAAGAGATTACGGATGAATACAAAGCAAAAATAAAGGAAGTTGATATGAATTTATCTATAGAAGGGTTAATAACAGAAGGTTTTGCGTATAGAAACTTTACTTATGAACCATCTAAATCTGAAAATATAGAAAGCAATATGGTCTTTGTTGGAATAATTGGATTGGAAAATCCACTTGAAGAGAATCTCGAAAATACAATAAATCGAATTAAAGATAAAGCAATAGTACCAATATTATTTACAGAAGAAAGTAAATTAAGTGCTATAACAAACGCAAAAATGGCTAATATAATAAAGAATAATAATCAGGTAGTAGCAGGAATAGAACTGGATTCTTTAAATCATCAAGAATTAAAGGATTTGCTTTGTAGAGTAAGAGTTTTTTGCAGAGTAAATCCAGAAATTAAATCAAAGATTGTTTCATTATTTATAAAAGATGGGCATAAAGTTGCAACTACTGGTGAAACGCTAGGAGATCTTCCAGCGCTCAACTTATCAAATGTAGGAATAGGTAAAGGAAAAGCATCTACAATTGTAAAAAAGGTATCAGATGTATATATTAAAGAAAATTACCTAGATGGGTTCTTTAAAATAAGAGATTTTTCCAGAGTATTTGATAGAAATATAGATAGAGGATTCAAAGTGTATTTCATGGCTTTATTTTCAGAACTTATAACTTTAATGGGAAGTATTATAATGGGACAAACCGAAAGTTTAGATTTTGGGAATGTGGTAACGATAAATGGGGTTTTATTCATTCCATTATCATTAATAATATTACTTAAAAAAGGGCGAGATATTACTAGAAATGAAATGATAGTTAGATCATTTGTTCTAAGCATAATTACAATGGTTTCAATTTACAAACTTGGTGATAAGGAAGCAGCTATAGTGACATTAGCTATATTATCAATTGGAATTTTATTATTTACATTATTTAATAGCAATATTTCTATAAGAAAATTTTCTAACGAATTGATTATGCCTGTTATATCATTGGTAGTAATTATTATTGCCGTAATTAGTATGATTTTAATTAATGGAATATTAATTAGAGATATAATAGGAATAGAAATAGCAGCATCAATAATATTTTTATTAATCTTTGAAATTTTAGCTAGAAAGTGGCAAAACTCATTAATGAGGTGA
- a CDS encoding ComEC/Rec2 family competence protein — MFSKKIGDVGNPLIYIFLTLAISCIFYGMNREFRGLTIFIVAFFFICIFYYCGFSFFAIMIIFFVVGILINCSYYKIPSKIDGEVRIIKISNYSVIGSYEGKSITITTNSKNLSVGEKYKIIGKVDDMQDRYNGIVGEVEPKVLYKINGDLITKLYEIKRNIYLRLEENLGTRKAGLISSIAFGYCDYLDFEDKDDMKNFGIIHSISVSGLHVAIVYGFIRIFVGRNLGILTTMIYVLFTGLNYSSIRSFLMLACVEGGRILKRNNNSISALCFSATFLVLYEPYSIFNISFHLSYLATLGIAMFNKRFNDVLYKLNIKLREALSLTLSAQIFTLPYLILIFRDFSANFIAGNLILAPFVDLMVITGNALVLTYTYPQLFDFCSYINLKIINIFDYILNYMENFSLPMFYGNENVVFFYLFLMFSVYFVKKGYKKFVYIPLIAIFIITIQIYSPIPSIRYYKEGAILVSYKGDRILISNKNQIDINRLSKSALATKYFRQRSTIAMTGICKISFKGKDYVLDTGTKKYLLKVTSDKTQYEEYDIINFNDRITNNIFIIDGRVI; from the coding sequence ATGTTTTCTAAAAAAATAGGAGATGTAGGAAATCCACTAATATACATATTTTTGACGCTTGCAATTAGTTGTATTTTCTATGGAATGAATAGGGAATTTAGGGGGCTTACAATATTCATTGTAGCCTTCTTTTTTATATGCATATTTTATTATTGTGGTTTCAGTTTCTTTGCTATTATGATTATCTTTTTTGTTGTTGGAATTTTAATTAATTGTTCCTACTATAAAATTCCAAGCAAAATAGACGGAGAAGTAAGAATAATAAAAATAAGCAATTATAGTGTTATAGGAAGCTATGAAGGCAAGAGTATTACGATAACAACTAATAGTAAGAATTTAAGTGTAGGTGAAAAATATAAAATTATAGGAAAAGTTGATGATATGCAAGATAGATATAATGGGATAGTTGGGGAAGTAGAGCCTAAAGTATTGTATAAGATTAATGGGGATTTGATAACAAAGCTTTATGAGATTAAAAGAAATATATATTTGAGGTTAGAAGAAAATCTAGGAACAAGAAAAGCGGGGCTAATATCATCAATTGCTTTTGGTTATTGCGATTATTTAGATTTTGAAGACAAAGATGATATGAAAAACTTTGGAATAATACATAGCATAAGCGTTTCAGGGTTACATGTAGCTATAGTATATGGTTTTATAAGGATTTTTGTTGGAAGAAATTTAGGCATTTTGACGACTATGATATATGTCTTATTTACAGGACTCAATTATTCTAGTATAAGGTCTTTTTTAATGCTTGCATGTGTAGAAGGTGGACGTATTTTAAAAAGAAATAATAATTCAATTTCTGCTTTGTGTTTCTCTGCGACATTTTTGGTTCTTTATGAACCGTATAGTATTTTTAATATATCTTTTCACTTATCTTATTTAGCTACTTTGGGAATAGCAATGTTTAATAAGAGATTCAATGATGTATTATATAAATTGAATATTAAATTAAGAGAAGCATTAAGTTTAACGTTAAGCGCTCAGATATTTACGTTACCATATCTAATCTTAATTTTTAGGGATTTTTCAGCAAATTTTATTGCTGGAAATTTAATTTTGGCTCCATTTGTAGATCTTATGGTTATTACAGGAAATGCATTAGTATTGACATATACTTATCCTCAATTATTTGATTTTTGCAGTTATATAAACTTGAAAATAATAAATATATTTGATTATATTCTAAACTATATGGAGAACTTTTCATTGCCAATGTTTTATGGAAATGAAAATGTAGTTTTTTTCTATCTATTTTTAATGTTTAGTGTTTATTTTGTGAAAAAGGGATATAAAAAGTTTGTTTATATTCCTCTTATAGCTATTTTTATAATTACAATTCAAATATATAGTCCAATTCCAAGCATAAGGTATTATAAAGAAGGTGCTATTTTGGTTTCTTATAAAGGTGATAGAATACTAATATCTAATAAAAATCAAATTGATATAAATAGGCTTTCTAAATCAGCACTTGCAACAAAATATTTTAGACAGAGAAGTACAATTGCTATGACTGGAATTTGTAAAATAAGTTTCAAAGGAAAAGATTACGTTTTAGATACTGGTACTAAAAAATATCTATTAAAAGTAACAAGTGATAAAACTCAATATGAAGAGTATGATATAATAAATTTTAATGATAGGATTACTAATAACATATTTATAATAGACGGAAGGGTAATATAG
- the holA gene encoding DNA polymerase III subunit delta: MINYEVYEQEIEKGNIKNGYIFCGLDEEFIKDGINIIIKKNVAEEFRELNLIRIDGMNTSFDSIMNACETMPFMGEKKVVVVYRANFLQDKTDSSGSKIYNDLKNYISNLPPYTVLIMYYLLNDKRDRPNKNKKLATMGKSLTVVYCDKLKRDKYLKKVSEVFKEKGKQIGRTELSYFCEKVYNNFDIIKREADKLIAYCNEREIKKEDIDILISNSSEDDTFDLVELIATKKIDKAIDTMKEILYKSDQHMLIISAIQKHFLRLYEIKIKLSNGKKVDDFMLDYRLPQFVCEKLIMQTNKFTEKQLSELIKLCVNTETKLKSTGIDKNMEMEFLLINTLTVKK; encoded by the coding sequence GTGATTAATTACGAAGTTTATGAGCAAGAAATCGAAAAAGGAAATATAAAAAATGGGTATATATTTTGTGGGTTGGATGAAGAATTTATTAAAGATGGAATAAACATAATTATTAAGAAAAATGTAGCTGAAGAATTTAGGGAGCTCAACTTAATACGGATAGATGGAATGAATACAAGTTTTGATTCTATCATGAATGCGTGTGAAACAATGCCATTCATGGGAGAAAAAAAAGTTGTAGTTGTTTATAGGGCAAATTTTTTACAGGATAAAACTGATTCGTCAGGAAGTAAAATATATAATGATCTTAAGAATTACATATCAAATTTACCTCCATATACAGTATTAATAATGTATTATTTATTGAATGATAAGAGAGATAGACCAAATAAAAATAAAAAATTAGCTACTATGGGTAAATCCTTAACTGTAGTATATTGTGATAAATTAAAAAGGGACAAATATTTAAAGAAAGTATCAGAAGTTTTTAAAGAAAAAGGAAAGCAAATTGGAAGAACTGAATTATCATATTTCTGCGAGAAAGTATATAATAACTTTGATATTATAAAAAGAGAAGCTGACAAGCTTATAGCGTACTGTAATGAAAGAGAAATAAAAAAAGAGGATATTGACATACTTATTTCAAATTCAAGTGAGGATGATACTTTTGATTTAGTTGAATTAATAGCTACAAAAAAGATTGATAAAGCTATAGATACGATGAAGGAAATTTTATATAAATCAGATCAGCATATGCTGATAATAAGTGCAATTCAAAAACATTTTTTGAGGTTATATGAGATAAAGATAAAACTTAGCAATGGAAAAAAAGTAGATGATTTCATGTTAGACTATAGATTACCACAGTTTGTTTGTGAAAAATTGATAATGCAGACAAATAAATTTACTGAAAAGCAACTGTCAGAGTTAATTAAGCTTTGCGTTAATACAGAAACAAAGTTAAAGTCAACTGGAATAGATAAGAATATGGAAATGGAATTTCTTTTAATAAACACGCTTACAGTTAAAAAATAA
- the rpsT gene encoding 30S ribosomal protein S20 codes for MANIKSAKKRIKVTETKTLKNRMIKSALKTTIKKFEAAIEAKNNEEAKALFTSVVKSLDMAATKGVVHKNMAARKKSRLAAKLNSMA; via the coding sequence ATGGCAAATATAAAATCAGCAAAAAAGAGAATTAAAGTTACTGAAACTAAGACTTTAAAGAACAGAATGATTAAGTCTGCTTTAAAGACTACTATAAAGAAATTTGAAGCTGCTATAGAAGCTAAGAATAATGAAGAAGCTAAAGCTTTATTTACATCAGTTGTTAAGTCATTAGATATGGCTGCTACTAAGGGAGTTGTTCATAAAAATATGGCTGCTAGAAAGAAATCAAGATTAGCTGCTAAGTTAAACTCTATGGCATAA
- the gpr gene encoding GPR endopeptidase has protein sequence MINVRTDLVLEAREIYKESHKDEVDIDGIEVIEESDDDIKVTTVKVKNDEGAKKIGKPKGNYITIGMPDFTAYDGETMDRVSQVVSEILQRLIKIDTDKTVLVVGLGNWQVTPDALGPKVTEKIMVTRHLQTVMPEAIDESVRPVCSVAPGVLGVTGIETVEIIKGVVEKIKPDLVICIDALAARKVERVNTTIQIGDTGISPGAGVGNNRKQINEENLGVKVIAVGIPTVVDATTIANDTIDSVIDSLINNSSSGNEFYKMLKSLDKNEKERLIKEVMSSKASMDMIVTPKDIDLMVNSLSRIIANGINMAVQPNMDMDEINKFMG, from the coding sequence ATGATAAATGTAAGAACAGATTTAGTACTTGAAGCGAGAGAAATTTATAAGGAAAGTCACAAGGATGAAGTAGATATAGATGGAATAGAAGTTATAGAAGAAAGCGATGATGATATTAAGGTAACTACGGTAAAGGTAAAAAATGATGAAGGTGCTAAAAAAATTGGAAAGCCAAAGGGAAATTATATAACTATAGGAATGCCAGATTTTACAGCATATGATGGCGAAACTATGGATAGAGTTTCACAAGTGGTATCAGAGATTTTGCAAAGATTAATTAAGATTGATACAGATAAAACAGTATTAGTTGTAGGGCTTGGAAATTGGCAAGTTACACCAGATGCGTTAGGTCCGAAAGTGACAGAAAAGATTATGGTAACTAGACATTTACAAACAGTTATGCCTGAAGCAATTGATGAATCTGTTAGACCTGTCTGTTCAGTAGCGCCCGGAGTGCTTGGAGTCACAGGAATAGAAACTGTGGAAATAATTAAAGGTGTTGTAGAAAAAATTAAACCAGACTTAGTAATATGTATAGATGCTTTAGCTGCAAGAAAAGTTGAAAGAGTGAATACAACAATCCAAATTGGAGATACTGGAATATCCCCAGGTGCAGGAGTAGGAAATAATAGAAAACAGATAAATGAGGAAAATTTAGGAGTTAAGGTTATTGCAGTAGGTATTCCAACTGTAGTAGATGCAACTACAATTGCTAATGATACTATAGACTCTGTAATAGATTCATTAATAAATAATTCATCAAGTGGCAATGAATTTTATAAAATGTTAAAATCTCTTGATAAAAATGAGAAGGAAAGACTTATTAAAGAAGTAATGTCATCAAAAGCAAGTATGGATATGATAGTTACACCTAAGGACATTGATTTAATGGTTAATTCGCTATCAAGAATAATAGCTAATGGGATAAACATGGCAGTTCAACCTAATATGGATATGGATGAGATTAATAAGTTTATGGGTTGA
- a CDS encoding stage II sporulation protein P: MYMSRRGKKGEISKRIKAKPNINIGLIILILIIGVFFIRLGNVLKNNKERGAFAYVQLLNLGMPIIESQVYDEGTYAENKLSLKNVCFQVLGLNNLSYKGIIQNELSFFGDGESSSNTETNFSFNPFQISEDSISKVQVNTDSKNTPIYDPSLKKTLDKSKPEVLIYHSHTTENYNASEPDSLNEDTNVVGVGDVLANELEENYGISVIHDKTNNCISYNDSYTRSGEVVDKYLKQYGDFKMVIDLHRDSVEDKAATTTEVDGMSASKIMFVNAENSTRYPKNKELTEKVFNKTAELFPGLPIKILTYHRGKNAFNQSKSDGCLLFEIGSHTNTPDESKVTAECMARVIAEVLNKK, encoded by the coding sequence ATGTATATGAGCAGAAGAGGAAAAAAAGGTGAAATTAGTAAAAGGATAAAAGCAAAACCTAACATTAATATAGGCTTAATAATCCTCATTTTAATTATAGGTGTATTTTTCATAAGATTAGGTAATGTTTTAAAAAACAACAAAGAAAGAGGAGCATTTGCCTATGTTCAGTTATTAAATTTAGGAATGCCGATAATAGAATCCCAAGTTTATGATGAAGGAACCTATGCTGAAAATAAGCTTTCATTAAAAAATGTTTGTTTTCAAGTATTAGGATTAAATAATCTTAGTTATAAAGGAATAATTCAAAATGAACTTAGTTTCTTTGGAGATGGTGAAAGTTCTAGCAATACTGAAACTAATTTTAGTTTTAATCCGTTTCAAATAAGTGAGGACAGTATCTCAAAAGTACAAGTAAACACTGATAGTAAGAATACCCCGATATATGATCCTAGTTTAAAGAAGACATTAGATAAATCTAAGCCAGAAGTATTAATATATCATAGTCATACTACAGAAAATTATAATGCATCAGAGCCAGATAGTTTAAATGAAGATACTAATGTAGTTGGGGTAGGTGATGTTCTTGCTAATGAATTAGAAGAGAATTATGGGATTTCAGTTATACATGACAAAACTAATAATTGTATTTCTTATAATGATAGTTATACAAGATCTGGAGAAGTGGTTGATAAATATTTAAAACAATATGGAGATTTTAAAATGGTTATAGATCTGCATAGAGATTCTGTGGAAGATAAAGCTGCTACAACAACAGAAGTTGATGGAATGAGCGCATCTAAAATAATGTTTGTAAATGCTGAAAATAGTACGAGATATCCTAAAAATAAAGAACTTACAGAGAAAGTATTTAATAAAACAGCTGAATTATTCCCAGGATTGCCTATAAAAATATTGACATATCATAGAGGGAAAAATGCATTTAATCAAAGTAAAAGCGATGGATGTTTACTTTTTGAAATAGGATCTCATACTAATACACCAGACGAGTCAAAAGTTACGGCAGAATGTATGGCTAGAGTGATTGCAGAAGTTTTGAATAAGAAATAA
- the lepA gene encoding translation elongation factor 4, translated as MKSERQKHIRNFSIVAHIDHGKSTLADRLLETTGTLTKREMEEQVLDNMEIEKERGITIKSQAARLVYRRDDGEEYILNLIDTPGHVDFNYEVSRSLAACEGAILVVDATQGIQAQTLANCYLALDNDLEIAPVINKVDLPSARPDEVKKEIEDVIGIPAEEAPTISAKTGLNIGDVLECVVKTIPSPDGDEEAPLKALIFDSYYDSYKGVVCIVRVIDGRVKIGTKIKLMATNKVYDVTEVGVFTPGVLPISELSAGDVGYVTASIKNVRDARVGDTITEANRPTETALPGYKPAIPMVYSGIYPVDGAKYDELREALEKLQINDAALSFEPETSIALGFGFRCGFLGLLHMEIIQERVEREFNLDIITTAPSVIYKVIKTDGEILEITNPTNLPPLTEVDYMEEPVVKASIITPKDYVGAVMELCQDRRGVYIDMQYIEETRAVVNYDIPLNEIIYDFFDTLKSRTRGYASLDYEFKGYIRTKLVKLDILLNGDVVDALSMIVPEERAYHKGRGIAEKLKEIIPRQLFEIPIQAAVGSKIIARETVKAMRKDVLAKCYGGDISRKKKLLEKQKEGKKRMRQVGSVEVPQEAFMAVLKVD; from the coding sequence ATGAAAAGTGAAAGACAAAAACATATCAGAAATTTTTCAATTGTAGCACATATTGATCATGGTAAATCAACCCTTGCGGATAGATTACTTGAAACTACAGGAACCTTAACTAAAAGGGAAATGGAAGAACAAGTTCTAGATAATATGGAGATAGAAAAAGAAAGAGGAATTACAATAAAGTCTCAAGCAGCGAGGCTTGTATATAGAAGAGACGATGGTGAGGAATACATTCTTAATTTAATTGACACTCCAGGACATGTAGATTTTAATTATGAAGTTTCAAGAAGTTTAGCAGCTTGCGAAGGAGCGATATTAGTTGTTGATGCAACACAAGGTATTCAAGCTCAAACTTTAGCTAATTGCTATTTAGCGTTAGATAATGATTTGGAAATTGCACCAGTAATAAATAAAGTTGATCTGCCTTCTGCAAGACCCGATGAAGTTAAGAAAGAAATTGAAGATGTAATAGGAATTCCAGCAGAAGAAGCTCCTACTATATCTGCTAAAACAGGGCTTAATATAGGTGATGTATTAGAGTGTGTTGTTAAAACTATACCTTCACCTGATGGCGATGAAGAAGCTCCTTTAAAAGCATTAATTTTTGATTCTTACTACGATAGTTATAAGGGCGTTGTATGTATAGTTAGAGTAATAGACGGAAGAGTAAAGATTGGAACTAAAATTAAATTGATGGCTACGAATAAAGTTTATGACGTTACTGAAGTCGGAGTGTTTACTCCAGGAGTGCTTCCAATCAGTGAGTTAAGTGCTGGTGATGTTGGATATGTAACAGCATCCATAAAAAATGTTAGAGACGCAAGAGTTGGAGATACTATAACTGAAGCTAATAGACCAACCGAAACAGCACTTCCAGGTTATAAACCTGCTATACCAATGGTCTATTCAGGAATATACCCAGTTGATGGAGCAAAGTATGATGAATTAAGAGAAGCTCTTGAAAAGCTACAAATAAATGATGCGGCATTAAGCTTTGAGCCGGAAACATCCATTGCTTTAGGTTTTGGATTTAGATGTGGATTCTTAGGATTATTACATATGGAAATAATTCAAGAAAGAGTTGAAAGAGAATTTAATTTAGATATAATTACTACTGCACCATCTGTTATATATAAAGTAATCAAAACTGATGGGGAAATATTAGAAATAACAAATCCAACTAACCTACCACCTTTGACAGAAGTGGATTATATGGAGGAGCCAGTAGTTAAGGCATCGATAATAACCCCAAAAGACTATGTTGGAGCAGTTATGGAGCTGTGTCAAGATAGAAGAGGTGTATACATAGATATGCAATATATAGAAGAAACTAGAGCTGTTGTAAATTATGATATACCACTGAACGAAATTATATATGATTTCTTTGATACATTAAAATCTAGAACTAGAGGATATGCATCTTTAGACTACGAATTTAAAGGATATATTAGAACTAAATTAGTTAAGTTAGATATATTATTAAATGGGGATGTAGTTGATGCATTATCAATGATAGTTCCAGAGGAGAGAGCTTACCATAAAGGAAGAGGAATAGCTGAAAAGCTAAAAGAAATTATCCCAAGACAATTATTTGAAATTCCAATTCAAGCAGCAGTAGGATCTAAAATTATAGCAAGAGAAACCGTAAAAGCTATGAGAAAAGATGTATTAGCTAAATGTTATGGTGGAGATATCTCAAGAAAGAAGAAGCTGCTTGAAAAGCAAAAAGAAGGAAAGAAGAGAATGAGACAGGTTGGTTCTGTTGAAGTTCCACAAGAAGCATTCATGGCGGTATTAAAGGTAGATTAG